The genomic window CGTCGGCTATCGCGTCCATCGCGCCGACTTCGTGAAAGTGTATCTCAGAGACTGGAACGCCGTGGACTGAGCTTTCGGCTGCGGCGATTATTTTATATACGGCAAGCGCGTCGGCTTTCGCCTCTTCCGGCATGTCGAGGGAGGCGAATATTTTTTCTATGTCGCTCATGCCAGCGTGGTGATGATGTCCGCCGCAAGCATGCTCGGACATGTGCTCTTCGCCGCGCGCGTGCTCGCATGGCTTTTCATGGATATGCTCGTGACGACGCTCGTGCCCGCCTGTTTCGCGGCAAGAGCGCTCATGAGCGTGTCCGCGTTCTTCCGCGCCTTCTTCCCCGCCGTGTACAAGCACTTCCATACGCGTGCCTTTTATGCCGCATTTGACGCATGGGGCGGCGCGGTATTCGACGCCTGGAATTCCGAGCGTGTTGAGCTTTTCGACGAATTTTACAGGATCCGGCGTGAGTTCGAGCAGC from Cloacibacillus sp. An23 includes these protein-coding regions:
- a CDS encoding LarC family nickel insertion protein; amino-acid sequence: MKTLYIDCGMGAAGDMLTAALLELTPDPVKFVEKLNTLGIPGVEYRAAPCVKCGIKGTRMEVLVHGGEEGAEERGHAHERSCRETGGHERRHEHIHEKPCEHARGEEHMSEHACGGHHHHAGMSDIEKIFASLDMPEEAKADALAVYKIIAAAESSVHGVPVSEIHFHEVGAMDAIADVAAVSLLMLEIAPARVAASPVHVGSGAVRCAHGVMPVPAPATARILEGVPIYGGDVRGELCTPTGAALLKHFVSCFGALPPMRLEKTGYGMGMKNFEDRANCVRAMLGEAE